The nucleotide window CCAGCAATTAGGAAGCGAAGAGTCGGCCTCCCTGCCGGACCAAGCTTTCCTGAATGAGCTCCCACTTCGAATGCGGCAAGCCTTTGCAGCACTACCGCCCCTGAAGGATTGGGCCCGGGTTGCCCTGGGAATGAAAACTTCAGACAATAAGAGATTTCTGCGATATTGGTGGCAAGCAGATCCCGGCGGTGATTGGGTTCCCTATGAAAAACAAACCAGCGGATTTCCCTTTTATCGCCGGGCTCGGTTTGTTGTGGACTGGTCGCCCGAGGCTCAAGAACACTATCGGACTCATTATTCGGCACAGCTGCCCAACAAGTCCCTGTGGTTTCAAGAGGGGATTACCTTTGGGATGTTAAGCAGTCGAGGCTTTTCGGCCAAGTACCTGCCACCGGGACACATGGCAGACATGGCGGCGAATCTGGTGATTCCCAATCGGCCGAGGGATCTGTGGTTTCTTCTCGGGGTATTGAACAGCCGCTTAGCTGGGTATTTCCTAGAGGCGATAAACCCCTCGGTGAACTTCCAGGTGCGAGATGTGCAGCGATTACCGCTGCCATCGCCAACTCCCGAGGAGCATCGTCTGATCTCCTTGGTGACGCGGTTGTTGGTCGCCGTGGAAAGGATCCGGGATCAATGGGATCCCACCAGTCCAGACTATCGCCAACCGCCCTTAACGGAAAGTGGGAAACAGGACTTGGCGGCAATTTGCCAACAACTGGACACCATCATCGCCGGCTTTTATCGGGGGGTACTGATCCTGATTGAGATCCTAGACCTTTGTGTCTATCGGTTGTATGGGCTGTCTGAGACAGACCGGAGCCTGTTGGATAACTATGCAAACGCCGGGGTATGTCGCCTGGCAGAATCCTGGCAGAAAGCGGTACTGCAGTGGCGGAGGGACTTCGGCCATGATCTGGTGAACTACGCCTTCACTGAACTGACGAGCTCAGGCCAAGGGGCAGGGTATGGGGATCTGTGCCGTTGGCTGAGCAGCACCTTCGGACCAGAAGGGATTAAGACCATGGAAGAACTGGTCCAGTCCAACTTAGCCGAGTATCTGCAGAAGAAGTTTTATCCCCAGCATGAACGCCGATGGGGTAGGGCGCCAAGACTTCGCCCTTGTTTGCTGGAAGATGGTACGATGGGTTTTGCTTTATTGGCTTAATTTGAGAATAGGGATGGTTATTGATGCATGTTCAAGGGATTAGAAGTTTGGTAATCACTGCAGTATTGGTGGCTCTCGTAGCCGTAGCGACGATGGTAATCCAGGTTCCGATGCCAGGAACCAAGGGATTTGTCAACATCGGTGATACGATTATCTTTGTCGGAGGCGGGTTGTTTGGTGGAACCGTCGGTCTGGTAGCCGGAGGACTGGGTTCAGCCCTGGCGGACCTTTTGGCGGGTTATCCTCACTGGGCACCCTGGACACTGCTCATCAAGGGAATTGAGGGCTTGATTGTTGGGTTGATGGTCTACCCTGGGGTACGAAAGGGATTGGGAGTGAGAAGAACCCTAGCTGGATTGGCAGTTGCTGGACTCTGGATGGTCTTTGGCTATTTTCTCGCCGCGACCATCATCTATGGCAGCCCCGTGGTGGCTGCAACCAGTATTGGTGGCAATGTCGGGCAGGCGGTGGCCAGCATTGCCTTGGCAATCCCGCTGATTCAAATCCTGCGACATCGAGTAGATCCTCTATAAAGGCAAGAAATCGGCGCAGATTCCTGTGGTCAGGAGCCTGCGCCTTTTTGGTTTGTCACTTTATTCTCTGCCAAGGCCCTTTATCAGGCCCAGCTTTATTTGGCGTTGCGGGCTGCAATCACTGGTACTCCGGTACCCAACAGATCGGCAATGATTACGTCACCGACTTTGACGGGAGCCTGGACTTTTACCTTCTCCAGCTCCTTCATTGCGGCAAAAATCAAGTCCTTAGGGATTGCTTCCTTGGTGCGGACCGGTAATAGGCGCAGCTCCTTGCTGTCGATGGCTACGGTGGTAGTGATTACCCGTTGGGGGTTGTTGATTTCATTGACAGCATAGTCCTCGCCTCGACGACACTGATTGCCGCTAACACTGACAAATTCATTATTCTCGTCGATGGTGATCGATAACTCGCAGCCGATGGGACAGACAATACAGGTTTTAGTGAGAACTTTGTTTGTCATTGTGAGGCGGCCTCCTTTTTCTGCGAGGTGGCAGCGGTCATTTCCACGGTAATCTCTGTCTGACCCTGCCAGGCCTGAAGGTCATTTTCCCGGATCGGAATCTTCAGCATCTCACTGGGTTTAACGGTACGGCGGCGTACCTGCTTGTCGCCGATGTGAAGCACCACGTTCTCCTTAGGTTCTGTGACCCGAAGGTAAAGATCGAAGGGCTCTCCGTACTTCACACTCTGGGGGAGAACATAGCGAACCCCGTTTCCGGCCTTGAGAGTAACGGTGGTCTCCTGGGCTTCAGGCAGCTGTCCCAGAGCGTAAAGGGCGGCAGCTCTACCGGCAATTTCTGCTTCCTCGCTGACATAGTCCACCAGGTCGTGGACATGGAGGACGTTTCCGCAGGCGAAGATGCCGGAAGTTTGGGTCTCCCGCAATTCATTGACTACGGGCCCTGAGGTGGCGGAGTCCAAGGCAACTTCGGCATCCAGCGATAGTTCGTTTTCTGGAATCAGACCCACCGACAGCAGCAGGGTATCACACTTGATCACCTGCTCGGTGCCGGGAATGGGGCGCCTTTGATCGTCGACCTTGGCGATAGTTACCGACTCTACCCGCTCTCGCCCTTGGATGTTAATCACCGTTGACTGCAAGTGCAGTGGGATGGCAAAGTCCTCAAGGCACTGGGCCACGTTCCGGGCCAATCCGGCGGCGTAGGGCAGTATCTCCACTACTGCGTGAACCTTAGCTCCCTCCAAGGTAAAGCGACGTGCCATAATCAAGCCGATGTCACCGGAACCGAGAATAACTACATCTTTTCCAGGCATATAGCCGTCGATGTTAATAAAGCGTTGGGCCGCTCCTGCGGTGAACACTCCCGCGGGACGAAAACCAGGAATGTTAATCGCACCTCGCGTCCTTTCCCGACAGCCCATCGCCAGCACAACGGCTTTGGCATCGCACTCTATTAATCCATGCTCGGAGGAAACCGCGGTTACCCGACGCTCCTTGGTCAAGGAGATCACCATAGTGTTGAGGTAGACGTCGATATCTTTGGCCTCAACTTCCTCCATGAAACGAGCAGCGTACTCCGGTCCTGTCAACTCCTCCTTGAACCGATGGAGTCCAAAACCGTTATGGATACATTGCTGCAGAATACCACCGAGTTCATTACTGCGCTCAAAGATGGCAACTTTCTCAGCACCCTGCTCCTTGGCGGCCAGGGCAGCTGCCAAGCCCGCCGGACCACCGCCGATAATCAACACATCGAAGGTTAACTGTGATTGGTTCACTATACGAGCTCCTCCTTCTGGGAAGATACGTTGTCATCGCTGGCTAACCCTTTCCTCACCGGCTCCAACAAAATCTCACTACCGGGACCCCGCTTGGTAATCTCTGTGGGATCAACTCCCAGCTCCCTAGCAAGAATTGCAATTACCAAGGGTTGGCAGAATCCTCCTTGGCAACGGCCCATACCGGCTCTCGTGCGGAACTTAATGCCGTCGACGGTGCGGGCACCACGCTTGATGGCCTCGACAATCTCACCTTCCGTGATGGTTTCACAGCGGCAGATGATATGCCCAAAGCTGGGGTCTGAGGCAATGAGTTTAGCCCGTTCCTCATTGTCCATGGCGTGAAAGCGAGGGAAGGGACGACGACTGTCTACCGCTTCCGGATTTTCCTCTAGCTCTAACCCTGCTTCAACCAACAGCTCCGTCAATACTTCGGCGATGGCCGGTGCGGCAGTCAATCCCGGTGACTCTATGCCTGCTGCATGGATCAGTCGCGGTGTTTTCGACGAGGGCTCGAGGATAAAGTCCCCTCGATCCGAGGCAGCGCGCAGTCCGACAAAGCTGGTAATAATGTCTCGGCTGTTGATCCTGGGAACAATTCGCCTGACTGAAGTGACAATCTCTTCAAATCCACTGGCTGTGGTGTCCAGGGCTTCCTTGTCCGGCAATTCCAGAGCGGTGGGCCCAATCATCAGGTTTCCTTCCGCGGTGGGAATGACCAGGATCCCCTTGCTCTTGGGACTGGGAGTGGGGAAGATGGTGCGATGGACTAGATCTCCCACCCGCTTGTCCATGAGGTACTCTTCACCTTTGCGGGGGGTGATAGTAAAGGAGGTATCGCCGACAAAACGAGCTACCTCATCGGCATACAAGCCTGCAGCGTTAATGACATACCGAGCATAGATAACTCCCTTGTCTGTGACTATGCGAATTCTGTCTGATTCGTCCTCCAAACCGATGACGGTGGTATCGGTAAAGAGGGCAGCTCCATTGGCTTGGGCAACCTCTGAGAAGGCAATAGCCATTTCAAAGGGATTGACTATCCCACCTTCTGGTGCGTAAAGGGCAGCGATTACGTCCTCACTGAGATTGGGTTCAAGGGCCAAGGCTTCTTCTCGAGAAATGATTCTAATACCCGGTACCTGATTGAGCTTGCCTCGCTCCAGGTGTTGCTCTAAGACCGGTAAATCCTCCTCCGAGAAGGCCACCATCAGAATCCCATTCTGCCGAAAACCGACATCAAGCTTCTTGGCCAGTTCTGGGAACTTCTGGTTACCTCGAATACACAGCTTGCCCTTCCAGGTGTTTGGGTCATCGTGAAAACCACCGTGGACAATTCCACTGTTGGCCTTGGTTGCTCCCCAGCCGACTTCAGCGTTTTTCTCAATAAGGGCTAGACGTAGCCGATATTGCGACAATTCATACAGGACGGCTGTACCGACGATACCGCCGCCGATGATTGCAACATCGGCTGAGTAAAGCTCTGGTGCCTTAGTCAATTGCTCCGCCTCCTAATATTGATAATGGGGTAAGTAAATCTATTGTTACCAGTGCAAAACTAGCAATGCCTACAAACACGCAAAAAAGTCCTGCTTCCAGGGTAAGGGATATCCACCCTGTCAGAAGGACTTCTCTCCTTGGTCTCCAGTCAATGCTGACAGAACTATTTGCGTGACTATGTTGTTGGTATATCTATTATACCTGACATGGTCAGTAACGGCAAGGAAACATTTGGCCCGGTGGAATTAGATTCCCTGGGGTGGAAACAAATGGAGGGATCCCGCTGGACAAAGAGAACCTTTGGATCATTGCAGACGGGGTGGTCAAGGAGGGGTAGATGTGGCGGTAGTAGAGAAGGAGACAGTTGGACGAGCCCTTGTGGTCAAGCTGTCCGGTGAACTGGATCTGGTAACCTCGGATTCAGTGAAGGAAGCGATCGATCCCGTACTTGAAGGTTCTTCCCGGATCACTGATCTGGTGATTGACCTAACCCAGGTGAGATTTATCGATAGTTCCGGTTTGGGGATGCTCTTGGGTAGATATAAGAAAGTGAGTGACCGGGGAGGAAAGGTGATTGTCTTTGGCCTACAGCCGGCAGTGGAGAGGGTCTTGGCCATGGCCGGTATCACCAAGATTGTAGAGGTTGCCGCATCGCGGGATGCTGCACTAGCCCACTACTAGGGAGGTTACTAGAGCATGGATGTAATGTTGGAACCCAATAACGTAAGAATGGAATTTCCCAGTAGACCGGAGAATGTGGCCTTTGCCCGTACTGCTGTGGCCATGTTTGCCGCGCAGATGGATTTCACCTTAGATGAAATCGATGAGATTAAGATAGCAACCTCAGAAGCGGTCTCCAATGCGGTGATCCATGGTTACAAGGATCGGGTGGGTATCGTCAAGGTAACGGTAGCCCTTTATGACGATTACCTGGAAATTCGGGTGGAGGATGAAGGCGTCGGTATCGAAGACATTCAGCGGGCGATGGAGCCGGCCTTTACCACGGATCCAACTCAGCGTATGGGGTTGGGAATGGTGTTCATGAAGGAATATATGGACAAACTAGATATCCGTTCGGAGGTCAACAAGGGCACCGAAGTTATCATGCAGAAATCGCCTAGCGCCGGCAACAGAGAAACGGCGGAATGAGGGTATTACTATGGAATGGTCCTTATCCCATATAGAACTGCCGCCGTATAAACCGCTGAGTGATTGTGAAACCAAGGAGCTATTGCACCGGGCCCAGTCGGGAGATGCCCAGGCCAAACAAGAGTTAGTTGAGGCCAACCTTCGCTTGGTGATGAGTGTTGTCCAACGCTTCGCGGGACGGGGTGAACCGGAGGATCTTTTCCAAATCGGCTGTATTGGCTTGACTCGAGCAGTGGAGCGCTTTGATCTTGACTATGATGTCAGATTTTCCACCTATGCTGTGCCCATGATCATTGGCGAGATCCGGCGTCATCTCCGGGAGGATCAGACGATTCGGGTCAGCCGCTCCTTAAAGGAATTGGCCCATCGGGCGGCTCAAGTCAGCGCGACCCTAGAACAAGCCCTAGAACGAACTCCAACCCTGCGGGAACTGGCGGAAGCCCTGGAGGTATCGCCGGAGGATTTAGTGGCTTCCTTGGAGGCCCATCAGGAGCTGGCATCACTCCAAGCAGTAATTTATGAAGACGAGGGACAACCAGTCTTGCTCCAGGACCAAATCGGTGTGCCAGCCAACACTGATGCTGCCATTGAGAATATGGCCCTACGCCAAGTTTTTGAGAGTCTATCTGCCCAAGAGCAGAGTTTCATTAAGTTACGCTTCTTCGAAGAGAAAACCCAATCAGAGATCGCCTCCCTTTTGGGAGTGTCCCAAGCCCATGTATCCCGGATGGAGAAGAATATCCTGCTTACCTTAAGATCGAGACTAGATTGACGGCAGGGATACCCACAGGGAAGACTAAAGCAAAAAAGGGACTGCCCTGTGTTATGCAACACCATAGGGACAGTCCCTTTTCGTGGCTTTATCTTACAGTGAAGTAATCACCCTCAGACCTTGGCGATTTGCTTGCTCTCCGTTGATTTGAGGCAAGCCAAGATAATCTTCAAGGCTTCATAGCCCTCTTCACCGGAAATCTCGGGAGCCTTCTCGTTGACGATGGAGTTAACGAAGGCCTCACTGACGCCACTGGTGACCTGTCTTTCGTTGGTAGCGATAGCACCTACGTTGTAGCACTCTTCGGTGCCGTCTCGGTAGGTAACGGTGACCTGGAAGTTGGGATCATAACCAATCTTCATCACACCGTTCTCACAGTAGAGAATCGTACCGTTATCTTCACCGCCTCGATAGGTCCAGCTGGCGATGAGGGTACCGATGATGCCGCTTTCGGTACGCAGGATACAAGTAGCATTGTCATCGACGTTAATCAAGCTGCCGTCCTCATAGCGCTTGTCTAGGGTACCAACAAAGGCACCGACCTCAACGACCTCTTCACCCAGAAGCCAGCGGATCAAGTCGGCCTTGTGAACGCCCAGGTCACCCATGGCTCCGATGAAGGCCTTGTCCTTCTGGAAGAACCAAGTCTTGACGGACTTATCAACACACCATCCCTCGGGACCGGCGTGACCAAAGGTGGTCCGGAAGGTGAGCACCTTGCCGAGCTTACCGCTGTCAAGAATCTCCTTTGCCTTGACATGAGGAGGCATGAGGCGTTGGTTGTGACCGATCATCAAATACTTCCCGCTGTCCTTGGCAGCCTGGATCATCTCCTCGGCCTCTTCGGCGGAGGTAGCCATCGGTTTTTCGCACAATACGTGTTTGCCTGCCTTCAGGGCTGCAATGGTTACAGGAGCATGCAGGTAGTTGGGGAGGCAGACAACGATGGCGTCGATCTTCGGATCTGCCACCACGTCCTTCCAATCGGTATAGGCCTTCCCGCCGTAGAGCTCTACCATAGCATCGGCCCGCTCAGGCACGATGTCACAGAAAGCTAGAATCTCGGCCTGAGGATTGGCGGCCAGTTCCGGAGCATGGCGATGCCGACAGATAGATCCACAGCCGATGATACCAAACTTGACTGTCACTGCTATTCCTCCCTTATACGCATTATATTAAGAATTTGTGTTACGGGGTATATACTTCGTGTTTTGGTTGATACTTCCTGCCTAAAGCCGCAATGCTCGATCCTTGCCGTAAGGAGGACTTCTTGATGAAAAAAAGGCTGGTTGACTTGCACGTACATTCCAATTATTCCGATGGTACATGGTCAGTGGAAGAAATGGTAGGTGCGGCCAAAGAGAAGGGACTGTCGGCCGTCGCTCTCACGGACCACGACACGGTAGAGGGTATCGATTTGGCAACGGCTGCTGGAAATTCTGTGGGGATTGACGTAATTCCCGGGGTGGAATTGAGTACGGAAGTGGGCGAGGCGGAGGTTCACATTCTGGGATACTTCGTCGATCACATGAACGCCGAATTCAACGGGTTACTAAACAGGATGCGGCAGGGTCGCAGTCATCGGATGGTGGAAATGGTGAACCGGCTCAACTCTCTAGGCTACGAAATCACCTTGGAAGAAGTTGAGGCAAAGGCTGAATCCGGGACAATTGGCCGACCCCATCTTGCCCGGGTACTGGTGGACAAAGGCTATCTCTCGTCGGTGGAAGCGGCCTTTGACCGCTTGTTGGGTAGAGGCAAACCCGGATATGTACCAAGGACGAAACTGACACCACCCCAGGCCATTGCCGCCATCAAGGGGGCCCATGGAGTGGCTGTCTTAGCTCATCCCGGGCTCATTGAGGCCCAATTATCCATCTCCGATTTGGTGGATGCTGGGCTTGGGGGAATCGAGGTGTACTATCCGGCCCATGACTGTAATGCTGTCAATCTATGGCTGCAGGTAGCTCAGCACTATCGGCTAATTGCTACCGGAGGCTCAGACTATCATGGTCCTGGAGCCAAGGCCCATGGGACACTGGGATATCCCGAAGTTAGGTATGAGGTGGTTGAACAATTGCAGGCTGCCATACATGGTTAGATTTGCAGGCAGGTAAATGTCTGAAAAAAACGAAAACAAACAAAGGGCTAGTCCCTAGAGTCTTAGTACTAGATGCAGCAGCAATCTTCAAATCTAATCGAATAAGGAGTGGCAGTACACAATGATTTTGAGTGGGGAAAGGGTGGTACTGCGGCCCGTTCAACCTGCGGATTTTCCCTATGTTGTGGAGTGGACCAAGAACGAGCAGGTAGGCCACTTCGCCGCCGACGACGGGTATCCTGAAAGTATCGCAGAATGTGAGCAGTGGTACAAGAAGTTACTGGCAAATCGCCACAATCAGGTGTTTATTATCCAGGCTGAAGATGGTCATCCCATTGGAGATGTAGAGTTTGATCAGATCACGTGGCGCAGCGGAGACGCCGAACTGCGGATCCGGATCGGTGATCCTCGCTATTGGAACCGGGGATATGGCACTGAAACAGTCAGAGCCATGGTCAAATATGGGTTCGAGGAACTGAACTTGCAGCGGATTTATCTTAGGGTCTCCAAAAACAACCCCAGGGCCCTGCGCTGCTATGAAAAGGCCCATTTCCGCAAAGAGGGCAAGGTGATGCGCAGGGTAGGAAACTCTACCTCGGAGGAAGTAGTTTATTTGATGCGAATTCTCAAGGGCGAATATCTTCAGGCCCAAAACAAGGGCCATCTAGGACAAGTGAGCTAGCTGGTCCGGTACCGGGATGCATCCTCACGGCGGCAAAGAGCCAAATGAGGAAACGTCCCGGTATTTTGTTTGCACTGAAGCTAATCCTTGGCACCTTCCTCGCGCTGAAGCTCAATTTCTGCCCGAGCCGCTTCAATGATTTTCCGCCGCAAGTTGGCTCCAACTGCGGTGTTCAGTTTCCCGCCTACCTGTCCACACTCTGCAGCGGTTAGGGAATCCCACCCCACCTGGGCAATCTTCTCCGCCAATCCCAGTTTTGCAGCCACTTGGTCCCGATACTTTTTCCAAGCAATCTCCTCTAGCTGTTTTTCTTCTATGAATTGCTCATGCTTGTCAACCATTTCAGGCCTCCCAATTCGCTACTAACATAATCCTGTAGAAATCCCTGTAATCCTATTTAGTGTTTGAAGGAGAGATGAAAGGCTATTCGAAAAAACACGACGATATTTGAAAGGGGGATCGGCAGGGCAGGACATAATTACCAGGTGTCGAAATACCAACTAGGTGTAACAGTTGCAGGCATTTGATATGGAATGATTTGGGAGGTATGTGCGGTGGTAGAGATTATCCTTAGGGGCGGCCCACTGATGATTCC belongs to Bacillota bacterium and includes:
- a CDS encoding DUF1667 domain-containing protein, which produces MTNKVLTKTCIVCPIGCELSITIDENNEFVSVSGNQCRRGEDYAVNEINNPQRVITTTVAIDSKELRLLPVRTKEAIPKDLIFAAMKELEKVKVQAPVKVGDVIIADLLGTGVPVIAARNAK
- a CDS encoding ECF transporter S component, whose protein sequence is MHVQGIRSLVITAVLVALVAVATMVIQVPMPGTKGFVNIGDTIIFVGGGLFGGTVGLVAGGLGSALADLLAGYPHWAPWTLLIKGIEGLIVGLMVYPGVRKGLGVRRTLAGLAVAGLWMVFGYFLAATIIYGSPVVAATSIGGNVGQAVASIALAIPLIQILRHRVDPL
- a CDS encoding anti-sigma factor antagonist (This anti-anti-sigma factor, or anti-sigma factor antagonist, belongs to a family that includes characterized members SpoIIAA, RsbV, RsfA, and RsfB.); its protein translation is MAVVEKETVGRALVVKLSGELDLVTSDSVKEAIDPVLEGSSRITDLVIDLTQVRFIDSSGLGMLLGRYKKVSDRGGKVIVFGLQPAVERVLAMAGITKIVEVAASRDAALAHY
- a CDS encoding NAD(P)/FAD-dependent oxidoreductase, whose translation is MTKAPELYSADVAIIGGGIVGTAVLYELSQYRLRLALIEKNAEVGWGATKANSGIVHGGFHDDPNTWKGKLCIRGNQKFPELAKKLDVGFRQNGILMVAFSEEDLPVLEQHLERGKLNQVPGIRIISREEALALEPNLSEDVIAALYAPEGGIVNPFEMAIAFSEVAQANGAALFTDTTVIGLEDESDRIRIVTDKGVIYARYVINAAGLYADEVARFVGDTSFTITPRKGEEYLMDKRVGDLVHRTIFPTPSPKSKGILVIPTAEGNLMIGPTALELPDKEALDTTASGFEEIVTSVRRIVPRINSRDIITSFVGLRAASDRGDFILEPSSKTPRLIHAAGIESPGLTAAPAIAEVLTELLVEAGLELEENPEAVDSRRPFPRFHAMDNEERAKLIASDPSFGHIICRCETITEGEIVEAIKRGARTVDGIKFRTRAGMGRCQGGFCQPLVIAILARELGVDPTEITKRGPGSEILLEPVRKGLASDDNVSSQKEELV
- a CDS encoding PHP domain-containing protein, with protein sequence MKKRLVDLHVHSNYSDGTWSVEEMVGAAKEKGLSAVALTDHDTVEGIDLATAAGNSVGIDVIPGVELSTEVGEAEVHILGYFVDHMNAEFNGLLNRMRQGRSHRMVEMVNRLNSLGYEITLEEVEAKAESGTIGRPHLARVLVDKGYLSSVEAAFDRLLGRGKPGYVPRTKLTPPQAIAAIKGAHGVAVLAHPGLIEAQLSISDLVDAGLGGIEVYYPAHDCNAVNLWLQVAQHYRLIATGGSDYHGPGAKAHGTLGYPEVRYEVVEQLQAAIHG
- a CDS encoding anti-sigma F factor, whose translation is MLEPNNVRMEFPSRPENVAFARTAVAMFAAQMDFTLDEIDEIKIATSEAVSNAVIHGYKDRVGIVKVTVALYDDYLEIRVEDEGVGIEDIQRAMEPAFTTDPTQRMGLGMVFMKEYMDKLDIRSEVNKGTEVIMQKSPSAGNRETAE
- a CDS encoding SigB/SigF/SigG family RNA polymerase sigma factor, producing the protein MEWSLSHIELPPYKPLSDCETKELLHRAQSGDAQAKQELVEANLRLVMSVVQRFAGRGEPEDLFQIGCIGLTRAVERFDLDYDVRFSTYAVPMIIGEIRRHLREDQTIRVSRSLKELAHRAAQVSATLEQALERTPTLRELAEALEVSPEDLVASLEAHQELASLQAVIYEDEGQPVLLQDQIGVPANTDAAIENMALRQVFESLSAQEQSFIKLRFFEEKTQSEIASLLGVSQAHVSRMEKNILLTLRSRLD
- a CDS encoding FAD-dependent oxidoreductase; this translates as MNQSQLTFDVLIIGGGPAGLAAALAAKEQGAEKVAIFERSNELGGILQQCIHNGFGLHRFKEELTGPEYAARFMEEVEAKDIDVYLNTMVISLTKERRVTAVSSEHGLIECDAKAVVLAMGCRERTRGAINIPGFRPAGVFTAGAAQRFINIDGYMPGKDVVILGSGDIGLIMARRFTLEGAKVHAVVEILPYAAGLARNVAQCLEDFAIPLHLQSTVINIQGRERVESVTIAKVDDQRRPIPGTEQVIKCDTLLLSVGLIPENELSLDAEVALDSATSGPVVNELRETQTSGIFACGNVLHVHDLVDYVSEEAEIAGRAAALYALGQLPEAQETTVTLKAGNGVRYVLPQSVKYGEPFDLYLRVTEPKENVVLHIGDKQVRRRTVKPSEMLKIPIRENDLQAWQGQTEITVEMTAATSQKKEAASQ
- a CDS encoding Gfo/Idh/MocA family oxidoreductase; its protein translation is MTVKFGIIGCGSICRHRHAPELAANPQAEILAFCDIVPERADAMVELYGGKAYTDWKDVVADPKIDAIVVCLPNYLHAPVTIAALKAGKHVLCEKPMATSAEEAEEMIQAAKDSGKYLMIGHNQRLMPPHVKAKEILDSGKLGKVLTFRTTFGHAGPEGWCVDKSVKTWFFQKDKAFIGAMGDLGVHKADLIRWLLGEEVVEVGAFVGTLDKRYEDGSLINVDDNATCILRTESGIIGTLIASWTYRGGEDNGTILYCENGVMKIGYDPNFQVTVTYRDGTEECYNVGAIATNERQVTSGVSEAFVNSIVNEKAPEISGEEGYEALKIILACLKSTESKQIAKV
- a CDS encoding GNAT family N-acetyltransferase translates to MILSGERVVLRPVQPADFPYVVEWTKNEQVGHFAADDGYPESIAECEQWYKKLLANRHNQVFIIQAEDGHPIGDVEFDQITWRSGDAELRIRIGDPRYWNRGYGTETVRAMVKYGFEELNLQRIYLRVSKNNPRALRCYEKAHFRKEGKVMRRVGNSTSEEVVYLMRILKGEYLQAQNKGHLGQVS